The Oncorhynchus nerka isolate Pitt River linkage group LG11, Oner_Uvic_2.0, whole genome shotgun sequence genome includes the window aggacaaaccattcagattttcttttttgacgtcactcttttcaatgagttttcattgggaatccagatttctaagggaccttcttgcagttcctaccgcttccactggatgtcagtctttagaaattggtagaggttattcctttgtgtcaTGAAAAAGTAGcactgttcagaacgagggtaacttgaagtttactgttagatagaggcgcgtgaccagaaagctagctacagtttgttttcctactgtattgaacacagatcatacCGCCTTAAATTTTtgacgaaaaaaaaaaaaactaaagttgtattacataagtagtttgaaatgttttggcaaagtttacaggtaactttttagatattttgtagtcaccggttccaacttgcgcaacgtgttTCTCTGGATCAAACtcaccaaataaattgacattttggatatataaccgacggaattaatcgaacaaaaggaccatttgtgatgtttatgggacatattggagtgccaacaaaagaagcttgtcaaaggtaatagtgcatttagatgcactattgtaaagtggctgttccactggatgtcataaggtgaatgcaccaatttgtaagtcgctctggataagagcgtctgctaaatgacttaaatgtaaatgtaaggcatgaattatatttttatttctgcgttttgtgtcgcaactgcagggttgaaataggcttctctctttgtttactggggtgctatcctcagataatagcattgtttgctttcgccgaaagtgtgtgatttcatgaaagttagatttttatagtaatttattagAATTTGGCTAGAATGTTGCTAGAACATAAATATTCCTTGCCTCTGCTCTGACTAGAGCATGTCTGGCCCATGAAAGCATCTCAAGAATCACTTCTAACACAGAGCAGTGAATTAACTCAGAAAATACTTGGGTTTGCCAAATTGGACTTTCAGGAGGTTGACATTGTACGAGATGTACGAGTGCTCATTTAGGGGCAATTCACACCTCGTTACAACACTGAGGCAGAGGCCCAGGAGACTGGGAGCAGGCCATGTTCCCGAAACAGCAACAGGATGGTCATGGGAACTCACAAAACATCAGGAAGTGGCCACTCAAAGCTCTGAGAGATGAAAatagttcaaatcaaatgttattggtcacatgcaccgaatacagcaggtgaagaccttaccgtgaaatgcttacttacacacccttaagcaacaatgcagttcaagaaaaaaCTACTAGAGAGTACAATATGAGACCATAGACCCTCACAGCAACAAACTGGTAAGGAGCATTATAAGAGATGGTGCTTGAGCTAGTGAAAGGAATGAGAATTGGTCgccaccaatgttccctctaagctgcttGCAGCTCCCCAGGACTGCCTGcgcagagaagcacgagattgaacttcactcattGTCATATATGGATCTGGGTCATTCtttgtttacagcatgagcggtcgtgagtagaaCAAAGGAAAATGGGAGCCAAACAGAACCAAATTCAAAGGCTACTTGACATACGATAAATCTGTAGATTTACTGATGTCACTCAGTACAAAATTGAGTGGCTCCTTATTTTATCCCCCCAGAGACTCAGTGTAGATGACTAGTCATGCTTTCACTAGCATGTTCATCCTTAGAACCTTGAGGCAACTGCATTAATGCAAAGCCAAAGACATGCTGCTGTACAAGATTGGCCTTGAAATGTTACTGCATTAATCTACCCTTGCACTCTTCCATCAGACAGGTGTTCCAGACATTAGGCTCCTCTGGTTCCTGAGAGAACACCATAGAGATGAGAACAGGATCCAGCTCCTTTTCTCACAGTGACACCCAAACACCTCAAATTAACACAGCTACTCCAGTCTGAGGGGGACATGGGTGGGATCCAGCACCCAGAAGCCTGGCACACTCCACTCAGAGCAGCCTGACAAGTGTGCCCACAAGAGCCCTTTGACGTGGGTGATGGGTGAGAAGTGAGAAAAGCTTACTATTTTAAGTGCCCACCTACACAAAAGTTCCAAACCCAGAGCTCGAACCCCTGGAAGTGGGCCACAACTCACAGCAACCTAACAAGTGTGCCTTTTGAAGTGGGAACAAGCTTAAACTGTAAAGTGAACAACAGGGCATGAGAAGTGAAATAAGTGTGCCCCAAACCTAAACCTTTTAACACTGACACAGGCCAATCTCCTGAGAAGTGTACCCTTTGGTGGCTTGATCTCACTTAAGGCAGGACATGATGGGCAACATTTCATGAGAAAGTGTGCCAGAGGTGTAGAACCACACACCAGGATATCATCTGACCAAACATTTGTGCCAAACAGGACCAAATAGATCACTTAAGCTAAGACTTGGTTGTAGAGCTACTGATGTCCCTCAGTACAAGAATGAACACCTAATTTCCTCCCCACAGAAAGTGTAGATGACTAGTCATGTTTTCAGTAGCATGTTCAGCCTTAAAACCAAAGCCCAATTATGCTGCTGTACAAGATGGCCCTTGGATGTAACTGCATTCATCTACCTTAGGACTCTACTATTGGACATGTGGGCCAGGCGTTCACATTAGGCTCTTCTGGTTCTGGAGAGGAATCCATAGAGATGTCAACAGGATCCAGCTCCTTCTCGCACTGACACCCAAAGGGTTCCAATTGACACAGCTCCTCCAGTCTAAGGGGGAAAGTGTTGGATCCAGCACCAATAGGTCTGGCACACTCCACTCACAGCCTGACAAGTGTGCCCTTTGAAGTAAGAGAAGTGTGCTCTTTCAAGTGCCCACCTTCCCAAACCCATGGCAGAAGGCCACATTATCACATAAGGCCCACACCCCTCAATCACAGCAGCCTAAGAAATGTGCCCTTTGAAGTGGCCACAGGATAACTATAACACCAAATGAGGGTCTTTGGTGATGAAGTGAGCCCTAAGAAATGTCAAAGTTCCCAAACACACAGCTCTAACCCCTGGCACATGCCATATATCAGTTACCTGAGACATGTGCCCTGTGGAGGACGTTGCCCACCATCCTGTTCTCATTCCACACATCCTGCCCAAGCTAATGCTTCTGAAAACATTAGTGATTTCAAGAGTCATCTCCGCCAActacatacagtatgttcatCTTGAGGCAAGTGGCTTTTGGATGATATTTTACCCTCTGATTAAGTGTGTCATTTATAGTAAAATGGTGATACATTGCTGTAAGCACAAGGAACCTTAATATTAGGTAAGTAGCTGGTCACCTCATGTACTATGAAGTGGTTTTCATTCAAAAAGTGCTGAGTAAATGGACATCAATTCACTCAGGGATCGAGAATTCACATCATAAAAGCTGAGCCTTGGAAAGGTGTTGCAGACTTCAGGCTCCTCTGGTTCGAGAGAGGAAGCAATAGAGGATGAGAACAGGATCCTTGGACTTCTCTCACAGTGACACCCAAAGACCTCAAATTAAACACAGCTCCTCCAGTCTGCAGGGACAAGTGTGGGATCCAGCACTAAGAGGCCTGGCACACTCCACTCACAGCAGCCTGACAAGTGTGCTTTTCAAAATGCACACCTTCCTAACCCCACACCGTTGACCCCTGGCAGTTAACAGACTATTTACAGTAGGCTGACAACAGTCCCCTTTGAAGTGGACAACAGGACCACACCTGAATGAAGTGTGCTCTTTGAAGTAGCCACCTTCCCAGACTCACACCTCTAGTCCCTGATGTGCCTTGTGGGAAAACATACACACCGCAAGCGCTAGCTTGAACCAATTGACGAGCTACATGGGATCTCCCTGAGAAGTGTGATAAGTGTGTCATTTTACATCGCCACatcccatttacatttacatttaagtcatttagcatacgctcttatccagagcgacttacaaattggtgctttcaccttatgacatccagtggaacagccactttacaatagtgcatctaagtcttttaagggggggggggggggggtgagaaggattatatcctatcctaggtattccttaaagaggtggaactggaggcagagacagcgaggctagcctccggtcctactgtgcctgtttgtgagccgtcctcacctacTGTGTCCTCAAAcccgtttgacattagtaggcagattgactctctgaacaaaggtactaaggcagaggttgactcctatttttgtgtatttgagcgtatagccgtagcattgaaatggcctgaagaggtatggtgcctattacttcagtgtaaattaactggtaaagcccaagaggttttgtcagcgttacctctggaggacagtttgaattatgaagtggtcaaagctactgttcttcgtgcctatgagcttgtgcctgaggcataccgacagagatttaggtctcatagaaagtcttctagtaagacttatgtggaatttgctagagacaagggaaatctgtttgataaatggcatgctgctagtaaggtaactgatttcaactctctccgggagttaatcttgttggaagagtttaaaaattgcttacccgaatGCATTGTAGTTTAcataaacgaacagaaagtatcctccctggcagaagcgtctgtgttggcagacgagtttgtgttgacgcacaagagtgtgttttcggctcaaactgagagtagagccactgagtttcctacctttagccctagtcggccagcagtagtatatcaagcacgccagaagaatgagcgtccctgtttctattgtcataaagtaggacatatgattaatgattgcttcctacTTAAAcacaaacaagggatgcctcttcgtgccaagccaccaacaggtgttgctctaattcgtacggttgtgaggtctgcaacaaaacaggttaTCCCATTATGCACACTTTAAAACCCACTGGCACAAGCCACTGTTTGCTTGAAGTTCGACAGTACTTCGTCTGGAAATCTTTTACCTCTACTTTTTAATAATTGGTCATATAAGGCAATAGACCATATGTTCTGCATCTAAACACGTTAATGAAAACATACCGCGTTTCCTTGTTCATCCACTGAATTGCTACCTGTAGATAGGGAGGAAAAACACATGACTCAtgatagtattatacattatgatattataGAGCTATGATATTATACATCTATTTGTTTGAAACATTAGTATTTATTGCATTACATGCATCAGATGTCATCTGTCCACAAATCAAATTACTTCTGAAAAGCATATGGCACCGCACAATGTGTCATGTGTTTCAGAAAAGAGACAGACATCGTGAAAAATTCAACCATTCCTTTTGACAAGTATGGTCATGTCTTCTCCAATTCCACCATCCATTACTGTCAGTCCTATTAGGCTGACAGTAAGTACAATAACACTGGAATATGCTAAGGAATTTGTATCTTTGATTCATAAACAACAGCTATTGAACAGTAACTTGATCAGAAGAGTCAGACATgcttttacatttatttattttttaagcaCAATTGAGAAAGACATAAGACAAGTGCAAAGAAAAAGCTGATCAAAATTCTACACCATTGAGATGAGTTGAAATTAAAGTAATATTCAAAATGCCCATTCACCTAAAGCTCAAAACAAATGATCAAGAATGCCTTCCTAAAAGGAAATATTCCACAGAGCAAGTAGAGGGTGTCCCAAATCACTCCACTATCTTCAGTATGACTTTCACTAGTGCTGCTGGTTAAGTGTCAGCCCTTGACATGCTGCTGCTCTGACAAGAGTGGAGGGGACCAAAGAGGGAAAGGCGGACTCACCGAATACGTACACCATGCCGACGGCACCCCCTATCCCCATCAGGCCTGCTAAACGAATCACCATCTTCTTGGCATAGGCTGTGTTCTCCTTCTGTTTCTTGTCCTctccctggtcctggtcctgcttCTGCTCCGAGTCCCCATCCCCCTCTGGAGGGGGCTGTCCCTGTCAGTGCAAACAGCCCGGTCAAATTCCTTTATATTTCCTAACACAAGCCAGCTAGACATTATATTGGGAATACATAGCTACAATGCagaatagcttggaaaataaggAATTTGTATCATTTAAAGGGAAATGAGATTATGCATCTAGCATATGCCGGTAGCTAGTTCCAAATCAAACTAACTCAGTGACTTAAGACATTGGTCATTGAGATTAAATTTAAAGTAAAATATCCTGCACTGTTATTAAACTGTGACAAGATTAATCTGTGTGCGTGCAGGAAATGCATTGGGGGCGTGGAGGGTATACCTGACCTTCAAAAGttataaaaattaaataaaaaaaaaccttGACAGATACCATATATCTAATGTAATGTTAGACTTGTACCTTGATGTGTGAAAAATAAATAGATGGTGGCTGAATGTGGGAGTATAAACGCGTAGCTAGCTGTATATCTAGGTaaagctagttagctaacgttacttgGCTATGTGATGAATCCACttggtagctagctggctaatgtcaTGACATAAGGCTCGTTTATCTCCTGGAATATGCCTAGATGTGTGACATGTGAAAGTAAGCTGGTGATTAACTAACGTTAATTAACTAGCTAGGTAACACTAACTCACTGGCAATTGAAAACAAAGATATGtagctagccaactagctaaTTATTACAGCTAGTAGCAAAGGCAATGTTggtaggctagctagctagctagcggacAGGATACAGCCAGTTGAATAACAGGGTCCATGttatctgggatccttgggacgtcacTGCCTCATTGAAGGTGAAATGTAAATGGTTTAGTTAAGTGTTAGGGTatggtttaaggttaggttttatgGTCAAGGATCCCGAATTGGAATGACATGGATGGCAGGATTAGCCTAGTTCAACATGTTAAATCGGCGAATGTATTGGTTCAGCAAATAAATGGGGTGGTGTATAAATGGAAAAGAATAGTCTCGTGAGAGACTCGGAGGTTCAACAAACTGGAAATGACAACTCATGAAAACCAAACCAGCTAATTGATTAAGTGTCTCTTTGGCTTTTCTGTAGCATTTCTTGTTAAAATTATGTATATCTAGCTAACGTGACCTAACCAAGCATGGAGgaatgtcagctagctagctagcttgactCACCTGACTCTTCTGTTGCTGTTGAAGCCTCTCTTGCAGAATTGCTTGAGCGAGTCCACCTGTAGCACTGCCATCTCCTGTTGGCGGCTTCTCTGTGGAAAGTGCCCGAAACAAGGCCACCCCCGTGGAGTTTGAACCCCCTCTCCCTCCGTTCCTGAGCCTGAGGAGGCCCCTGCTCGCCCGGACACACATGGGGAACATCGACGTTGCCGACATCTTGAAAGGGACAGAGCCGGTGAACATAGCGCGAGTGAAAAGGACAAACGCGCCTGATTGGCTTATGTTACTCTGAGCGACAGCCATAAAATGCAATAAAAATCGTTAAAGGTCATGTGGAACAAAATAGGGCGGTATTTACAGCCTTTTCTCCAATCGAAACAAAGATTTTGTTGACCTTCGAATACAACCCAAAATGTCCATCATTACTGATGGCAGTGCCCAAAGTCTGTTAAAAACACATCCCTGCCTTATAGGCTTTTACAGAACGGCAGTTTATATACTATAATACAACAAAGTGTATTTTATATTCCTGTACCACTCGTATTCCCTTCGACCAGTGTAGGTTATATGGCATGGCTTAGTTTGCACTGATTTGTCTTTCAAATGTTAAACTTTTAGACCCTGTTATAAATTGTGTTTTCGTAGAGCATAGCAACGATCATTGCCATACTTTCTTTTTCATGTTGCTTCTATTTTGCTTCTCTGTATCTAATATTcatgaccactagagggcagccaTAACAACACAGTTGCTTGCATCTGCTTCAGGTTATGTGTGTTGCACCCACAGATATAGAacgattctatttctatggttgcACCGACGTACCAGGGATGATTTGCAACTGTTGTATCTGTGCACCACTCTATTTGTGGACATTATTTTAAGGGATCAGTTGATCAAATTGTTCCTATACATCAACAAGTTTCAACTAACAGTGCATTATGCATAAAAGCAATGAAGAAAACAAATTAAGCCGCAAATATATAATTTATTGTCTTCATTAAACAACGTTAATCAAAAAGTGTTTAACAcaagaaaaaattacttgttgACCACCAGTGGTAACCAAAACAATCAGTTCTTCACAAATGTTACAGATAAAATTACACCCAAAATTCACCTTACATGTCCAAAGCATCAAGCAAACATTGGTAAATCAACTGTTGTTTTTTTGTCACATGTTCGATACCCAGGCCATTCAAAGGTAGCACGGTTGCTGTCTGTGTTCAGCTATTACATTAGAATGGTACTGACTAATTCAAAGGGTGCCTTTCCGCGGGCCACATTCTATGCACTGTTGGAACAGGCTACCGCATAACTATTGCATAGCTGTTCTCACAAGGATCAATTACCATCTCTGAACAAAACAAAAGGAAATTAAGATAGTGTCCAAATTCATTGATTCTCTTATTTTGTAGTTTGTGTATGGCATTAGCAACAAGAATTCCCCTCCTCTGTGGCAGCCTCCTCTTTCCCCCCAGGCCAAAGGGGTGCACTGTTTATCTTGTTGCCCACTTTAGCAGCCTCACTCTGAACACCATCACTTCCAACACGCTTCTGTATTTCAGAGGCCATGGTTAAAAATGATTTCTCTACATTATCAGCATTCTTCGCACTGGTCTCCAGGAATGGAATCTTTAGGGATGAAGCAAATTCCTGAAGCAATCATACCAAGAAAAAGAGAGCGCAGAGTTTTATGTAATTTATCACAACACAATGGAACAAAAACACAATACCTATGATTGACAGTAATTTGTAGTTAATGAGAAATCTATTGTGCATTGGTGACACAAGCATTTTATGAATGAGAACAGACACTTACTTGACCAGTGGCAAAGTCCACTACCTTTTTAGAGACCAAGTCACACTTGTTTCCCACAAGCAATTTGGAGACATTTTCACACGCATAGCGGTCAATCTCCTCCAACCACTGCTTCACGTTGTTAAAGGACTCCTGGCAAAATAGTTGAAATCTTGTATGTATAGTTTTATCTCTAACTCTGGTACATTGCGATGAAATAGACAGTCAATCCAGCCCATAGAGAGGAGTTCAAATACACTGTAATACCTGATCAGTGACATCATACACAATTATGATCCCATGTGCTCCTCTGTAGTAGCTGGATGTGATGGTCCGGAACCTTTCTTGTCCAGCTGTGTCCCACTAGGAGAGATAGATCAAACAGTTTGAATTTACAAACAATCTTTACCACATCCCCAAAATGTTCAACTGGAGCTATGCAGTTTGTCttgtaaaaatgtatttacaATTTGTAGTTTGACAGTCTTCTGTTCCATTTCAATGGTTCTGATCTTAAAGTCCACCCCGATTGTGCTGATGTAGCTCTCTGTGTAGGTGTCATCCTGAGGAGTAGAGACCACTGAGCAGTTCTATTATTTACAATGGGAGAATGGGCTGAACAAACCTTCAAACAGTGGTTAATTACTGGGTTTGATGACATTTTGCAGTGTCCTTTCCACAAAGGAAATGGCCTTCGCTTTCTGTTTGCACTAGACTCATTGCTATATGGAACAACACCAAAGATTGTGTGCATTCTATTTTAACACAATGCCTACCGCAAACCGCAAGAGCAGGCAAGACTTGCCGACACCAGAGTCTCCTATAAGAAGCAGCTTGAACAGGTAGTCGCTGAGGAATACATTACATTATTATTTAGGTTGATTATATCAAGTaggatgaaaaataaataaacacaccaTTGATAGACCTAACATACACTATGGTTATAGCATACAAAGCAACAAAAAAGTGTCCCAAGTTCAGAGCATTTTATTCTACCATAAACCTAAAGGGGCCTTTAACAGTAGCTACAATGTTATCCAAGAC containing:
- the LOC115137019 gene encoding ras-related protein Rab-1A-like produces the protein MNPEYDYLFKLLLIGDSGVGKSCLLLRFADDTYTESYISTIGVDFKIRTIEMEQKTVKLQIWDTAGQERFRTITSSYYRGAHGIIIVYDVTDQESFNNVKQWLEEIDRYACENVSKLLVGNKCDLVSKKVVDFATGQEFASSLKIPFLETSAKNADNVEKSFLTMASEIQKRVGSDGVQSEAAKVGNKINSAPLWPGGKEEAATEEGNSCC